Proteins encoded together in one Camelus dromedarius isolate mCamDro1 chromosome 11, mCamDro1.pat, whole genome shotgun sequence window:
- the LOC135322484 gene encoding olfactory receptor 6C4-like: MRNHTYMTEFILLGLTDIPEIQFVIFILLFLTYVFSILGNLTIITLTLLDSHLQTPMYFFLRNFSFLEIFFTTTFTPRLLFSISTGNKSISFAGCFTQYFFAIFLGATEFYLLAAMSYDRYVAICKPLHYTTIMSNRVCIQLVLCSWLGGFLIIVSPIILTSQLDFCASNVLNHYYCDYGPLIEISCSDTRLLELADFILAVVTLVVTLVMVILSYANIIRTVLKIPSAQQRKKAFSTCSSHMIVISLSYGSCIFMYVKPSAKEGVAFNKGVAVLNTLIAPLLNPFIYTLRNKQVKQAFKDVSRKIVSL, from the coding sequence ATGAGAAACCACACCTATATGACAGAATTCATTCTGCTGGGACTGACAGACATCCCAGAGATTCAATTTGTAATCTTTATACTTCTCTTCCTCACCTATGTATTCAGCATCTTAGGTAACCTGACAATCATCACCCTCACGCTACTGGACTCCCATCTCCAGACtcccatgtatttcttcctccGGAACTTCTCCTTCCTAGAAATTTTCTTTACAACCACTTTTACTCCTAGGCTACTGTTCAGCATCTCAACCGGGAACAAGAGCATCAGCTTTGCTGGCTGCTTCACTCAGTATTTCTTTGCCATATTCCTTGGGGCCACAGAGTTTTACCTTCTGGCTGCCATGTcctatgaccgctatgtggccatctgcaaacccctGCATTACACGACCATCATGAGCAACAGAGTCTGCATCCAACTGGTTCTTTGCTCCTGGCTGGGGGGATTCCTCATCATTGTATCCCCAATCATCCTAACCAGTCAACTGGATTTCTGTGCCTCCAATGTCTTGAATCATTATTATTGTGACTATGGACCCCTCATAGAAATATCCTGCTCAGACACACGACTCCTGGAGCTGGCTGACTTTATCTTAGCAGTTGTGACCTTGGTGGTCACCCTGGTGATGGTGATTCTCTCCTACGCAAACATCATCCGGACCGTTCTGAAGATCCCCTCTGCTCAGCAAAGGAAGAAGGCCTTTTCCACGTGTTCCTCCCACATGATTGTCATCTCCCTCTCTTACGGCAGCTGCATCTTCATGTACGTAAAACCCTCAGCAAAAGAAGGAGTTGCCTTCAATAAGGGAGTAGCTGTGCTCAATACATTAATTGCCCCTTTACTCAACCCTTTCATTTACACCCTAAGGAATAAGCAAGTAAAACAAGCCTTCAAAGATGTGTCCAGAAAGATTGTGAGTCTTTAA
- the LOC135322483 gene encoding olfactory receptor 2AP1, whose protein sequence is MQNKTTLTEFILLGLTDVPELQMVVFTFLFLAYLLSMMGNLTILILTLLDSHLQTPMYFFLQNFSFLEISFTNIFIPRVLISITTGNKSISFAGCFTQYFFAIFLGSTEFYLLAAMSYDRYVAVCKPLHYTTTMSSRACTQLVLCSWLAGLMVIIPPITLMSQQDFCASNRLNHYFCDYEPLRELSCSDTSLIEKVVFLVASVTLVVTLVLVILSYTFIIRTVLKLPSGQQRTKAFSTCSSHLIVVSLSYGSCFFIYIKPTAKEADSFNKGAALLITSAAPLLNPFIYTLRNQQVKQAFKDTVKKLMKL, encoded by the coding sequence atgcaaaataaaaccacattgACTGAGTTCATCCTGCTGGGTCTAACAGATGTCCCTGAACTCCAGATGGTGGTTTTCACCTTTCTGTTCCTTGCCTATTTGCTCAGCATGATGGGAAATCTGACGATCCTCATCCTCACCTTGCTGGACTCCCACCTTCAGACCCCCATGTATTTCTTTCTCCAGAACTTCTCCTTCTTAGAAATTTCCTTCACAAACATCTTCATTCCTAGGGTCCTGATCAGCATCACAACAGGAAACAAGAGCATCAGCTTTGCTGGCTGTTTCACTCAGTATTTCTTTGCCATATTCCTTGGGTCAACAGAGTTTTACCTTCTGGCCGCCATGTcctatgaccgctatgtggccgTCTGCAAGCCCCTGCACTACACGACCACCATGAGCAGCAGAGCCTGCACCCAGCTGGTTCTCTGCTCCTGGCTGGCTGGGTTAATGGTTATTATACCACCAATCACTCTGATGAGTCAGCAGGACTTCTGTGCCTCCAACAGGCTGAATCACTATTTCTGTGACTATGAGCCCCTTCGGGAACTCTCCTGTTCAGACACAAGCCTCATAGAGAAGGTTGTCTTCCTTGTGGCCTCAGTGACCCTGGTGGTCACTCTGGTGCTAGTGATTCTCTCCTACACGTTCATCATCAGGACTGTTCTGAAGCTCCCCTCTGGCCAGCAAAGGACAAAGGCCTTTTCCACTTGTTCTTCCCACCTGATTGTCGTCTCTCTCTCTTATGGAAGCTGCTTCTTCATTTACATTAAGCCCACAGCAAAAGAAGCGGATTCATTCAACAAGGGAGCCGCTCTACTCATTACTTCAGCTGCACCTTTGTTGAACCCCTTCATTTACACCCTAAGGAACCAACAGGTAAAACAAGCCTTCAAGGATACAGTCAAGAAGCTTATGAAACTTTAa